Proteins encoded by one window of Emticicia oligotrophica DSM 17448:
- a CDS encoding Ldh family oxidoreductase → MIKEKNLRRFTENIFLSLGCPKKDAKLAADVLISADLRGVDSHGTARLVGYVRLYDHGRLNPNPNIKIIHETPSTAVIDGDKGLGLVVAPYAMKVAIKKAKRYGSGWISVQNSNHFGIAGYHSMLALPHDMIGWAMTNAAPLVVPTFAVEKMLGTNPIAVSVPAGEQPPFVADFATTAVAYGKMEILQRKGLAAPIGWVQDANGNPTDDANAVKNGGGLLPLGGDREHGSHKGYGLGAIVDIFSGVLSGANFGPWVPPFATAGFHGVAAEQVGKGTGHFLGAMRIDGFRPKEEFKASMDKWIERFRNAKHIENQPVLIPGDPERELEKERMANGIPLNEKVIEDLMALGERFNVKF, encoded by the coding sequence ATGATAAAAGAAAAAAATCTTCGTCGTTTTACAGAAAATATTTTTTTGAGTTTGGGTTGTCCGAAAAAGGACGCCAAATTAGCTGCTGACGTTTTAATTTCAGCCGATTTAAGAGGGGTTGATTCGCACGGAACAGCTCGTTTAGTAGGTTATGTTCGACTTTATGACCACGGGCGTTTGAATCCGAATCCAAACATAAAAATTATCCATGAAACTCCTTCAACAGCAGTTATTGATGGTGATAAAGGATTAGGCTTAGTGGTAGCCCCTTATGCCATGAAAGTAGCCATCAAAAAAGCAAAAAGATATGGCTCAGGCTGGATTTCAGTACAAAACTCCAATCATTTTGGAATTGCAGGGTATCATTCAATGTTAGCTCTACCACATGACATGATTGGGTGGGCCATGACCAATGCCGCACCATTAGTTGTACCCACTTTCGCCGTTGAAAAAATGTTAGGCACTAATCCCATTGCAGTTTCAGTTCCCGCAGGTGAACAGCCACCGTTTGTAGCAGATTTTGCTACAACAGCCGTAGCCTATGGAAAAATGGAAATTCTTCAAAGAAAGGGTCTAGCTGCTCCAATCGGCTGGGTACAAGATGCCAATGGAAATCCAACTGACGATGCAAATGCCGTAAAAAATGGAGGTGGTTTATTACCGCTTGGTGGCGACCGCGAACATGGAAGCCATAAAGGTTATGGTTTAGGGGCTATTGTTGACATATTTTCAGGTGTTTTATCAGGTGCTAATTTCGGGCCTTGGGTTCCACCTTTTGCTACGGCAGGGTTTCACGGAGTAGCTGCTGAGCAAGTGGGTAAAGGAACAGGGCATTTCTTGGGTGCAATGCGAATTGATGGGTTTAGACCAAAAGAAGAGTTTAAAGCAAGTATGGATAAATGGATTGAGCGTTTCAGAAATGCTAAACATATAGAAAATCAACCAGTTCTTATACCTGGTGACCCAGAACGTGAACTTGAAAAAGAACGCATGGCTAATGGAATTCCGCTCAATGAGAAAGTAATTGAAGATTTAATGGCTTTGGGTGAGCGTTTTAATGTAAAATTCTAA